A single genomic interval of Lathyrus oleraceus cultivar Zhongwan6 chromosome 7, CAAS_Psat_ZW6_1.0, whole genome shotgun sequence harbors:
- the LOC127103599 gene encoding probable pectinesterase/pectinesterase inhibitor 32 has product MASYIVITMVVLFSTASYASDHSIAQDQLPPWIESNDFHVADVVVAADGTGNFTKLTDALLSAPSRSSRRYVIHVKKGVYNEHVIVDEDKWNIVMIGDGMDATIITGSLSQGHDHVSTTDTATFNCISLSDTFHCFVKVS; this is encoded by the exons ATGGCTTCTTACATTGTGATCACCATGGTTGTATTGTTTTCCACAGCATCTTATGCTTCTGATCATTCTATCGCTCAGGATCAACTTCCTCCATGGATTGAGTCGAATGACTTTCATGTTGCTGATGTTGTAGTTGCTGCAGATGGAACCGGAAATTTCACTAAACTGACTGATGCGCTATTGTCAGCACCTTCTCGCAGCTCGAGACGTTACGTCATACACGTGAAAAAGGGGGTTTATAATGAACACGTTATTGTTGATGAGGATAAATGGAACATTGTTATGATTGGAGATGGCATGGATGCCACAATCATCACTGGTAGTTTGAGTCAGGGTCATGACCATGTGAGCACCACCGATACAGCTACCTTTA ACTGTATTAGTTTATCTGATACTTTTCATTGTTTTGTGAAGGTGTCTTAG